A window of the Streptomyces sp. NBC_01351 genome harbors these coding sequences:
- a CDS encoding cation diffusion facilitator family transporter, with amino-acid sequence MSASGGTKAIVAALAANLAIAVAKFVAFIFSGSSSMLAESVHSLADSGNQGLLLLGGKKAQREATPQHPFGYGRERYIYAFLVSIVLFSVGGMFAIYEGYEKIKDPHEITAWYWPIGVLVFAIIAESFSFRTAIKESNEIRGKLSWTEFIRRAKAPELPVVLLEDLGALVGLVLALAGVGIALVTGNGVWDGIGTLCIGILLIIIAIVLAAETKSLLLGEAAGIEDIEKIKAAVVDGETVTGLIHMRTLHLGPEELLVAAKISVQHDGTATEIAEAINAAEARIREAVPIARVIYLEPDIYRPATTKAE; translated from the coding sequence ATGAGCGCGTCGGGCGGTACCAAGGCGATCGTGGCGGCACTCGCCGCCAACCTCGCCATCGCTGTGGCCAAATTCGTGGCATTCATCTTCAGCGGCTCCTCGTCGATGCTCGCGGAAAGCGTCCACTCGCTGGCCGACTCCGGGAACCAGGGGCTGCTGCTCCTCGGCGGCAAGAAGGCCCAGCGCGAGGCGACACCCCAACACCCCTTCGGGTACGGGCGGGAGCGCTACATCTACGCGTTCCTCGTCTCCATCGTGCTCTTCTCGGTCGGTGGCATGTTCGCCATCTACGAGGGCTACGAGAAGATCAAGGACCCGCACGAGATCACGGCCTGGTACTGGCCCATCGGCGTACTCGTCTTCGCGATCATCGCCGAGAGCTTCTCCTTCCGCACCGCGATCAAGGAGTCGAACGAGATCCGCGGCAAGCTGTCGTGGACCGAGTTCATCAGGCGCGCCAAGGCCCCCGAGCTGCCCGTGGTCCTGCTGGAGGACCTCGGCGCCCTCGTCGGCCTGGTCCTGGCCCTGGCGGGCGTCGGCATCGCCCTCGTCACCGGCAACGGAGTCTGGGACGGCATCGGCACCCTGTGCATCGGCATCCTGCTGATCATCATCGCGATCGTCCTCGCCGCGGAGACCAAGTCCCTGCTGCTCGGCGAGGCGGCCGGCATCGAAGACATCGAGAAGATCAAGGCCGCGGTCGTCGACGGCGAGACGGTCACCGGCCTGATCCACATGCGCACCCTGCACCTCGGCCCCGAGGAGCTGCTGGTCGCCGCCAAGATTTCGGTCCAGCACGACGGCACCGCGACCGAGATCGCCGAAGCGATCAACGCCGCCGAGGCCCGCATCCGCGAGGCCGTCCCGATCGCCCGGGTCATTTACCTGGAGCCGGACATCTACCGCCCGGCGACCACCAAGGCGGAGTAG
- the lepB gene encoding signal peptidase I, producing MMERRRGRRRGIWAIGLLVTGSLLVLGVLVYGALAAQGTWAAYNKEIVPSQNMRPTYEPGDSAWFSMGADGEDFEVSRGDVVLVSVPEWVPDGLMLSRVVALGGDRIEYRRGETTLRLNGQPLDEPYILNRSEPSSVPFDVTVPEGRMFLMGDNRMNSADSTMHPDADQGTVDLSAVRGEAVAEPTGLIVAGGLQVLGAVLFLAGGVLGIVALVARRRQRPEPVVPAAWPAP from the coding sequence ATGATGGAGCGTAGGCGGGGTCGAAGACGGGGTATCTGGGCGATCGGGCTGCTGGTGACCGGTTCGCTGCTGGTGCTCGGCGTACTGGTCTACGGGGCGTTGGCGGCCCAGGGCACCTGGGCCGCCTACAACAAGGAGATCGTCCCGAGCCAGAACATGCGGCCGACGTACGAGCCGGGGGACAGCGCCTGGTTCTCCATGGGCGCCGACGGCGAGGACTTCGAGGTATCGCGCGGCGACGTGGTGCTCGTGTCGGTTCCGGAGTGGGTGCCGGACGGGCTCATGCTGTCGCGGGTGGTGGCGCTCGGCGGGGACCGGATCGAGTACCGGCGGGGCGAGACCACGCTCCGGCTCAACGGGCAGCCGCTGGACGAGCCGTACATCCTCAACCGGTCGGAGCCGTCGAGCGTGCCCTTCGACGTGACGGTGCCCGAGGGACGGATGTTCCTGATGGGCGACAACCGCATGAACTCCGCGGACTCCACGATGCACCCCGATGCCGACCAGGGCACCGTCGACCTGTCGGCGGTGCGCGGAGAGGCCGTCGCGGAGCCGACGGGGCTCATCGTCGCGGGTGGCCTCCAGGTGCTCGGAGCCGTCCTGTTCCTGGCCGGCGGCGTGCTGGGGATCGTGGCCCTGGTGGCGCGCCGACGGCAGCGGCCGGAGCCCGTCGTACCGGCGGCCTGGCCCGCGCCCTGA
- the ahcY gene encoding adenosylhomocysteinase, protein MDFKVADLSLAAFGRKEITLAEHEMPGLMSIRREYAATQPLAGARITGSLHMTVQTAVLIETLVALGADVRWASCNIFSTQDHAAAAIAVGPNGTPENPQGVPVFAWKGETLEEYWWCTEQALTWPNTPTGGPNMILDDGGDATLLVHKGVEFEKAGAAPDPSTADSEEYGYILTLLNRTLGETPQKWTQLASEIRGVTEETTTGVHRLYEMMQSGDLLFPAINVNDAVTKSKFDNKYGCRHSLIDGINRATDVLIGGKVAVVFGYGDVGKGCAESLRGQGARVIVTEIDPICALQAAMDGYQVATLDDVVETADIFITTTGNKDIIMASDMAKMKHQAIVGNIGHFDNEIDMAGLAKVEGIVKDEVKPQVHTWKFPDGKVLIVLSEGRLLNLGNATGHPSFVMSNSFADQTLAQIELFTKPEEYPTDVYVLPKHLDEKVARLHLDALGVRLTTLRPEQAAYIGVDVAGPYKPDHYRY, encoded by the coding sequence ATGGACTTCAAGGTCGCAGACCTTTCCCTCGCCGCCTTCGGCCGCAAGGAGATCACCCTGGCCGAGCACGAGATGCCCGGTCTGATGTCGATCCGTCGGGAGTACGCGGCGACGCAGCCGCTGGCCGGCGCGCGTATCACCGGCTCCCTGCACATGACCGTGCAGACGGCCGTGCTCATCGAGACCCTCGTCGCCCTCGGCGCCGACGTCCGCTGGGCCTCCTGCAACATCTTCTCCACCCAGGACCACGCGGCCGCCGCCATCGCGGTGGGGCCGAACGGCACCCCGGAGAACCCGCAGGGCGTCCCCGTCTTCGCCTGGAAGGGCGAGACGCTGGAGGAGTACTGGTGGTGCACGGAGCAGGCGCTGACCTGGCCGAACACCCCCACCGGCGGCCCGAACATGATCCTCGACGACGGTGGCGACGCCACCCTCCTCGTCCACAAGGGCGTCGAGTTCGAGAAGGCCGGCGCCGCTCCGGACCCGTCCACGGCGGACTCCGAGGAGTACGGCTACATCCTCACGCTGCTCAACCGCACCCTGGGCGAGACCCCGCAGAAGTGGACGCAGCTCGCGTCCGAGATCCGCGGCGTGACGGAGGAGACCACCACCGGTGTCCACCGTCTCTACGAGATGATGCAGTCCGGTGACCTGCTCTTCCCGGCGATCAACGTGAACGACGCCGTCACGAAGTCGAAGTTCGACAACAAGTACGGCTGCCGCCACTCCCTGATCGACGGCATCAACCGCGCCACCGACGTCCTCATCGGCGGCAAGGTCGCGGTCGTCTTCGGCTACGGCGACGTCGGCAAGGGCTGCGCCGAGTCCCTGCGCGGCCAGGGCGCCCGTGTCATCGTCACCGAGATCGACCCGATCTGCGCCCTGCAGGCGGCCATGGACGGCTACCAGGTCGCGACGCTGGACGATGTCGTCGAGACGGCGGACATCTTCATCACGACCACGGGCAACAAGGACATCATCATGGCCTCGGACATGGCCAAGATGAAGCACCAGGCGATCGTGGGCAACATCGGCCACTTCGACAACGAGATTGACATGGCCGGCCTCGCCAAGGTCGAGGGCATCGTCAAGGACGAGGTCAAGCCGCAGGTCCACACCTGGAAGTTCCCCGACGGCAAGGTCCTCATCGTGCTGTCCGAGGGCCGTCTGCTGAACCTGGGCAACGCGACGGGTCACCCGTCCTTCGTGATGTCGAACTCCTTCGCGGACCAGACCCTGGCCCAGATCGAGCTCTTCACGAAGCCCGAGGAGTACCCGACCGACGTCTACGTGCTCCCGAAGCACCTGGACGAGAAGGTCGCCCGCCTCCACCTCGACGCCCTCGGCGTCCGCCTCACCACCCTCCGCCCCGAGCAGGCCGCCTACATCGGCGTCGACGTGGCGGGCCCGTACAAGCCGGACCACTACCGCTACTGA
- a CDS encoding RDD family protein, with amino-acid sequence MSDLVTGDAVVLGLRPARLPSRALAIVLDLLVYFTVYTLVMIGLTFSTASLDVAAQAAVLVAAFVLVLVGVPIAVETLSHGRSLGKLACGLRVVRDDGGPIRFRHALVRGAMGVIELLVTVGSVACIASLVSARGRRLGDVFAGTLVIRERVPGARVMPVPPPPPWLAGRFSGLDLSAVPDGLWLAIRQYLTRMNQLDPQVGAAMAARLADDLVARTGAPPPAGVSAAAFLMAVVHERQSRDAAKAFRPASPAPTPVPVPVPEPVAGPGPVAAAPHVAPAPVAPVEVRAPRAGGFAPPA; translated from the coding sequence GTGAGCGATCTGGTGACGGGGGACGCGGTCGTCTTGGGGTTGCGGCCCGCACGGCTGCCGAGCCGGGCGCTGGCGATCGTCCTCGATCTGCTCGTGTACTTCACCGTGTACACGCTGGTCATGATCGGTCTGACCTTCTCGACCGCGTCGCTCGACGTGGCCGCGCAGGCCGCCGTGCTGGTGGCGGCTTTCGTTCTGGTGCTGGTCGGCGTGCCGATCGCGGTGGAGACGCTGAGCCACGGGCGGTCGCTGGGCAAGCTCGCGTGCGGGCTGCGGGTGGTGCGGGACGACGGCGGGCCGATCCGTTTCCGGCACGCGCTGGTGCGCGGGGCGATGGGGGTGATCGAGCTGCTGGTGACCGTCGGGTCCGTGGCGTGCATCGCCTCGCTGGTGTCGGCGCGCGGGCGGCGGCTCGGGGACGTGTTCGCGGGGACGCTGGTGATACGCGAGCGGGTGCCGGGGGCGCGGGTGATGCCGGTGCCTCCGCCGCCGCCGTGGCTGGCCGGGCGGTTCTCGGGGCTGGACCTGTCGGCGGTGCCGGACGGGCTGTGGCTGGCGATCCGGCAGTACCTGACCCGGATGAACCAGCTGGACCCGCAGGTGGGGGCCGCCATGGCGGCGCGGCTCGCGGACGATCTGGTGGCGCGGACGGGGGCGCCGCCGCCGGCCGGGGTGTCGGCCGCCGCGTTCCTGATGGCCGTGGTGCACGAGCGGCAGTCGCGGGATGCCGCGAAGGCGTTCCGGCCTGCTTCCCCTGCTCCGACTCCCGTGCCCGTACCCGTACCTGAGCCCGTCGCCGGGCCGGGGCCGGTCGCGGCTGCTCCGCATGTCGCTCCCGCGCCCGTGGCACCCGTAGAGGTGCGGGCTCCGCGGGCCGGCGGGTTCGCGCCGCCCGCCTGA
- a CDS encoding stage II sporulation protein M, producing MDLDVFVTAHRAEWDRLEQLLGRGRKLTGAEADELVALYQRTSTHLSLIQSSAPDPMLMGRLTQLVARARATVTGTRRAGWRDAALFFTAGFPAAVYRSRRWWIPTALLSTAVGVLIGWWIATHPEVQGAIGTPDYLKELTEPGGEYETYYSSHPAASFAAQVWTNNARAAAICLVLGAFLGLPVLWILFLNMANLGVGLGLMASAGRLDVFLGLILPHGLLELTAVFVAAGTGLRLGWTVIDPGPRTRRTALAEQGRAALGMAIGLAVVLFVAGLIEGFVTPSGLPTWARITIGIVAEAAFLLYVYVLGGRASRAGEVGDVEEADQTATLPTAA from the coding sequence ATGGATCTCGACGTCTTCGTGACGGCACACCGAGCGGAATGGGACCGCCTGGAGCAGCTCCTCGGCCGCGGCCGCAAGCTGACCGGCGCCGAGGCCGACGAACTGGTCGCTCTCTACCAGCGCACGTCGACCCACCTCTCCCTCATCCAGTCCAGTGCCCCCGACCCCATGCTCATGGGCCGCCTGACCCAGCTGGTCGCCCGTGCCCGCGCCACGGTGACAGGCACCCGCCGCGCCGGCTGGCGAGACGCGGCCCTCTTCTTCACGGCGGGCTTCCCGGCCGCGGTCTACCGCAGCCGCCGCTGGTGGATACCGACGGCCCTGCTCTCGACGGCGGTCGGCGTTCTCATCGGCTGGTGGATAGCCACCCACCCCGAGGTCCAGGGAGCCATCGGCACCCCGGACTACCTGAAGGAGCTCACCGAGCCGGGCGGCGAGTACGAGACGTACTACTCCAGCCACCCCGCGGCCTCCTTCGCGGCCCAGGTCTGGACGAACAACGCCCGGGCTGCCGCGATCTGCCTGGTCCTGGGCGCCTTCCTGGGCCTCCCCGTGCTCTGGATCCTCTTCCTGAACATGGCGAACCTGGGCGTCGGCCTCGGCCTGATGGCCTCCGCCGGCCGCCTCGACGTCTTCCTCGGCCTGATCCTCCCGCACGGCCTCCTCGAACTGACGGCGGTCTTCGTCGCAGCGGGCACGGGCCTGCGCCTCGGCTGGACGGTCATCGACCCGGGCCCCCGCACCCGCCGCACGGCCCTGGCCGAACAGGGCAGAGCCGCCCTGGGCATGGCCATCGGCCTCGCGGTGGTCCTCTTCGTCGCAGGCCTGATCGAAGGCTTCGTGACCCCGTCAGGCCTCCCCACCTGGGCCCGCATCACGATCGGCATCGTCGCCGAGGCCGCGTTCCTCCTGTACGTCTACGTCCTGGGCGGCCGAGCCTCCAGGGCCGGCGAGGTGGGCGACGTAGAGGAAGCCGACCAGACGGCGACGCTCCCGACCGCGGCCTGA